The genomic DNA GTCGAGCACACCCAGCCGGCGGGGGCGGATGCCATCGAGGTTCGTCGCGCCACGTCTCCCGGGCAATTCGTCTCCTATGCCGGATCCGACATCGCGCGCGGCGAGGCGCTGCTGCGTGCCGGCACCGTCATCGGCTCGCGCGAGATCGGCATGCTGGCCGCGTGCGGCATCGCCGAGGTGAAGGTCGCGCGCAAGCCACGTGTGGCCGTGATCTCGACCGGCGATGAATTGGTGCAGCCGGGCCAGAGGCTCGCGCCTGCCGGGATCTACGACACCAACGGCGCCATCGTCGCGGCCGCGATCGACGAGAACGGCGGCGAGGCGATCTTCCTGGGCGCGATTCCCGACGATGAAGCCAAGCTCGAAGCTGCCATGCGTGCCGCGCTCGCCGATGCCGACATGCTGGTGCTGTCAGGCGGCACGTCCAAAGGCGCGGGCGACCTGTCCCATCGCATCATCGGCCGGCTCGGCGCGCCCGGCATCATCGCGCATGGCGTTGCGCTCAAGCCCGGCAAGCCGCTGTGTCTTGCGGTGTGCGACGGCAAGCCGGTGGTGATCCTGCCGGGCTTTCCGACCTCGGCGATGTTCACCTTCCACGACATGATCGTGCCGGTGCTGCGCAAGCTGGCCGGCCTGCCGCCGCGCGCCGATGCCAGGGTCAACGCGACCGTGCCGGTGCGCATTGCGTCCGAGCTCGGTCGCACCGAATTCGTCATGGTCTCGCTGGTCGAGGGCAGGGATGGCCTGATCGCCTATCCCTCCGGCAAGGGGTCTGGCGCGATTACGTCCTTCGCGCAGGCCGATGGTTTCCTGCGCATCGATGCGCTCGCCGACCAGATGCCGGCCGGGACCGAAGCCGAGGTGACGCTGTTCACACCTCATGTGCGGGTCCCCGATGTCGTCATCGTCGGCAGCCATTGCACAGGTCTGGATCTCGTCACGGCGCAGCTTGCGCATGCCGGCCTCGCCGTGCGCTCGATCGCGGTCGGCAGCCTCGGTGGGCTTGCCGCGGCGAAGCGCGGCGAATGCGATCTCGCGCCGATCCATCTGTTCGACGACAAGAGCGAGACCTACAATTCGCCCTATCTCGTCGAGGGGCTCGAACTCGTGCCCGGCTGGCGGCGGATGCAGGGCATCGTCTTCCGCAAAGGCGACAGGCGTTTCGACGGCCTCGATGCGAAGCAGGCCGTCGCTGCCGCGCTCGCTGATTCCGCCTGCATCATGGTCAACCGCAATCAGGGTGCCGGCACGCGCATCCTGATCGACCGGCTGCTCGGCGGGGCGCGGCCGGAAGGCTATTGGAACCAGCCGCGGTCGCACAACGCAGTCGCGGCGGCCGTCGCGCAGCACCGCGCCGACTGGGGCATGACCATTGCGCCGGTCGCCCACGCGGTCGGCCTCGGTTTCATTCCGTTCGCGGAAGAGCATTATGATTTTGCGCTGGTGACGGCGCGCAAACAGCGTCCGGCCGTGCAGGCTTTTCTCGATGCCCTTGGTTCGGACGAGGCGCGCACAGCGCTGGAGCGGGCTGGATTTCGACCTGCTTAGAATGTCCTCGCGCCGTTCGAGCGCGCGCACCGGGCTTTCCGCTACGATACCGGGTCAGTGCCGA from Bradyrhizobium sp. CCBAU 53351 includes the following:
- a CDS encoding molybdopterin biosynthesis protein, yielding MTMIPKPPDRSALEQEQFLKILSREEALARFEAALFPRALPCETRKLGAALGAALAEDVTAPIDVPPFDRSNVDGFAVRSGDLVAAGEGKPVRLGLNGETIHCGTAPALQVAAGTATAIATGGPLPRGADAVVMVEHTQPAGADAIEVRRATSPGQFVSYAGSDIARGEALLRAGTVIGSREIGMLAACGIAEVKVARKPRVAVISTGDELVQPGQRLAPAGIYDTNGAIVAAAIDENGGEAIFLGAIPDDEAKLEAAMRAALADADMLVLSGGTSKGAGDLSHRIIGRLGAPGIIAHGVALKPGKPLCLAVCDGKPVVILPGFPTSAMFTFHDMIVPVLRKLAGLPPRADARVNATVPVRIASELGRTEFVMVSLVEGRDGLIAYPSGKGSGAITSFAQADGFLRIDALADQMPAGTEAEVTLFTPHVRVPDVVIVGSHCTGLDLVTAQLAHAGLAVRSIAVGSLGGLAAAKRGECDLAPIHLFDDKSETYNSPYLVEGLELVPGWRRMQGIVFRKGDRRFDGLDAKQAVAAALADSACIMVNRNQGAGTRILIDRLLGGARPEGYWNQPRSHNAVAAAVAQHRADWGMTIAPVAHAVGLGFIPFAEEHYDFALVTARKQRPAVQAFLDALGSDEARTALERAGFRPA